The bacterium genomic sequence AACAGGGCCAGGATGGTGAGGGTCTCCCGCCACACCTCCGCGGTCACGTTCCGGGCGGCCAGGGCATCGTTCATGGAGTTGCGGAGCTTCATCAACTCCGCCACGGCGGTGTTCCATGAGAACGACTCGAGATCCTGCCCGACCTTGATGATCGCCTGGTGGGCACGGCGCCGGAGCGCGGCGGTGGCGGAGTCGTCGGCCTGTCCGGCCCGGTACTCCGCGTTGCCGAGGCGCCAGACATCGGCGATGAAGCGCTGCGCACCCTTCATCCCCCGGCTGTCCCACGGGCCGCCCTTTTCCCATTCGAAGGCGAACATCAGGTAGGTCCGGACCGTATCCGCGCCGAACCGCTCCACCAGGGCGTCGGGATTCACCACATTGCCGCGGGACTTCGACATGCGCTGGACGTCCAGCCGGTGGCGCAGCTGGGTGACGCTGTTGTCCCCCGGGATGGTCGGTATCTCGATCGTCGCGCTCTCAGGAATCTCGACGGTCACGGGCTCGGCGCCATCCGGCGGCTGGACCACCAGCAGGCGTTCGGTGCGGCTGACGATCTCGCCCACCAGGTGATCTCCATCCGCGCCCTCCGGCGGCCCGTCGGGATCGGTCGCCACTAGCACCGAGTCGGCCACCAGCCGGTCTCCCTCATGCCGGCCGGCCACCAGCACCCGGTCACCCCGGCGCTCCTCCCCCAGCACCTGGCCCTGGTTGCGGAGCATCAGCATCGGCTCGTCGAACATACCGTCCGGATCACGACCGTGAGCCCTCATCGCGGCGGCCGTGCCCGCGAAACACCCCATGTCCCGCAGCGCCTTGGTGAAGAACCGGGTGTACATGAGATGCATCACGGCATGCTCCGAGCCGCCGGTGTACGTGTCGACCGGCAGCCAGTAGGCCGCCTCCTCGGGATCGAACGGAGCGAGGTCGTATCCCGGGCTCAGGTAGCGGAGCTGGTACCAGGACGAGCACATGAAGGTGTCCATCGTGTCGGTCTCACGGCTCGCCGGTTCCCCCTCCGAGTCAACCGCCTCCAGGAACGGTTCATGGGAGACGAGCGGGCTCCGTCCGGTCGGCATGAACTCCACGTCCTCGGGCAACTCCACCGGAAGGGCGTCATCGGGTACCAGCTCGACGGTTCCGTCCTCGCGGTAGACCACAGGAATCGGCGAGCCCCAGTAGCGCTGCCGGCTTATCAGCCAATCCCGCAGCCGGTACTGGATGGCCCCCTCGCCGTGCCCCCCGGCCTCGAGCCAATCGATCATGGCCACCTTGGCCTCGGCTATGTACAGACCGTCGAGAAAGTCCGAATTGATCGACGGGCCGTCCCCTTCGTAGGCGTCCCCCTCGAAGTGATCGGGCGGCTGGACGGTGCGCACCACGGGCAACCCGTACTTGACGGCGAACTCCCAGTCACGTGTGTCCTCACCGGGAACGGCCATGATCGCCCCGGTTCCGTAGCTCATCAGCACGTAGTCGGCTATCCAGACCGGGATATCGCAGCCGGTGACGGGATTGGTCGCGTAGCCACCGGTGAACACGCCGTGCTTGTCCCGGGTCAGGTCGGTTCGCTGGAGCTCCGAACGGCGGGCGGCGCCGTCCCGGTAGGCCTCCACCTCTTCCCGCAGGTCCGCGGTGGTCAGCACCTCCACCAGGGGATGCTCCGGAGCGAGCACCATGAACGTGGCGCCGTGGAGCGTGTCCGGGCGGGTGGTGAACACCTCGATCGGATCGGCGCCTTCCACGGGGAACCGGACCCGGGCCCCCACCGAGCGTCCGATCCAGTTGGTCTGCATCGCCTTGATGGGCTCGGGCCAGTCGAGACCACCGAAGTCCAGAAGCTCCTCCGCGTACCGGGTGATACGGAAGAACCACTGCTCCATCATCCGCTG encodes the following:
- the leuS gene encoding leucine--tRNA ligase, giving the protein MTRRNQRYDHGRIEARWREAWERDGVYRSVVDWERPKHYALTMLPYPSGDLHIGHWYAMTPSDARARYMRMKGYNVLFPMGFDAFGLPAENAAVQANIHPWRWTYANIERMRRQLRSMGTMIDWEREAVSCTPEYYRWTEWFFSRLYEAGLAYRGEALVNWSPTLQTVLANEQVIDGRDERTGQPVVQRMMEQWFFRITRYAEELLDFGGLDWPEPIKAMQTNWIGRSVGARVRFPVEGADPIEVFTTRPDTLHGATFMVLAPEHPLVEVLTTADLREEVEAYRDGAARRSELQRTDLTRDKHGVFTGGYATNPVTGCDIPVWIADYVLMSYGTGAIMAVPGEDTRDWEFAVKYGLPVVRTVQPPDHFEGDAYEGDGPSINSDFLDGLYIAEAKVAMIDWLEAGGHGEGAIQYRLRDWLISRQRYWGSPIPVVYREDGTVELVPDDALPVELPEDVEFMPTGRSPLVSHEPFLEAVDSEGEPASRETDTMDTFMCSSWYQLRYLSPGYDLAPFDPEEAAYWLPVDTYTGGSEHAVMHLMYTRFFTKALRDMGCFAGTAAAMRAHGRDPDGMFDEPMLMLRNQGQVLGEERRGDRVLVAGRHEGDRLVADSVLVATDPDGPPEGADGDHLVGEIVSRTERLLVVQPPDGAEPVTVEIPESATIEIPTIPGDNSVTQLRHRLDVQRMSKSRGNVVNPDALVERFGADTVRTYLMFAFEWEKGGPWDSRGMKGAQRFIADVWRLGNAEYRAGQADDSATAALRRRAHQAIIKVGQDLESFSWNTAVAELMKLRNSMNDALAARNVTAEVWRETLTILALLLAPIAPHVTEEVWSGLGNETSIHLQPWPEADTGAAADESVTMVVQVNGRVRARIEVPVGISESAALDLALGHHNVARHVAGNEVRRVIDRRPRLLNIVV